A window of the Elusimicrobiota bacterium genome harbors these coding sequences:
- the coaD gene encoding pantetheine-phosphate adenylyltransferase: MKKSKVAVYPGSFDPLTAGHLDIILRASKMFDKVIVAIVDNPNKKPVLSVEERVGLMKRCVSKIQGVEVEHFSGLLVNYMKLKKSRIIIRGLRAISDFEFEFQMALMNRKLWKDIETVFLMPAEAYTYLSSSIVKEIIRLGGEPKGLIPASAYALIKKKYKNG, translated from the coding sequence ATGAAAAAAAGTAAGGTTGCTGTATACCCGGGATCTTTTGACCCACTCACTGCCGGGCATCTGGATATAATTCTTCGTGCAAGTAAAATGTTTGATAAAGTTATTGTTGCAATTGTTGATAATCCCAATAAAAAACCTGTGCTATCCGTTGAGGAACGTGTTGGATTAATGAAAAGATGTGTATCAAAGATACAGGGGGTTGAGGTTGAACATTTCAGCGGATTACTTGTGAATTATATGAAACTAAAGAAATCAAGGATAATTATCCGTGGATTACGCGCGATCAGTGATTTTGAGTTTGAGTTCCAAATGGCGTTGATGAACCGCAAATTATGGAAAGATATTGAGACTGTATTTTTAATGCCTGCTGAAGCGTATACTTACTTGTCTTCAAGTATAGTAAAAGAAATTATACGTCTTGGGGGTGAACCTAAGGGATTAATTCCGGCAAGCGCGTATGCGTTAATCAAAAAAAAGTATAAGAACGGATAA
- a CDS encoding sulfite exporter TauE/SafE family protein — MLNFLVILGVFLIGLSKAGFATGLGVLTTPLITTTMPAQKALGIILPLLSFADLLTIAFYWKKWNPKVIIPVLVGALPGIIVGMFFIRGVDDVLLKKCIGLTTIIFTLLLVVRQVWFPKRVYVPKFWHGLVIGTIAGFTSAISHAAGPIVAIYLIAQKMDKQIFVGTSAIYFTIGNLMKVPPYIVSGILNWQVFMQSLILFPIVPLGVIAGWWANKYLPQKVFTYLVYIFLVITSIKLIIG, encoded by the coding sequence GTGCTTAACTTTTTAGTTATACTTGGGGTGTTTCTCATTGGGTTGTCAAAAGCCGGTTTTGCTACTGGTTTAGGTGTTCTCACCACGCCATTGATCACAACAACAATGCCGGCACAAAAGGCGTTGGGGATAATCTTACCGTTATTATCATTTGCTGATTTATTGACAATAGCGTTTTATTGGAAAAAATGGAATCCCAAAGTTATTATTCCGGTGCTGGTTGGAGCGTTACCCGGTATTATTGTGGGAATGTTTTTTATCCGCGGTGTGGATGATGTATTGTTGAAGAAATGTATTGGTTTAACTACTATCATTTTCACTTTATTACTAGTGGTACGGCAGGTGTGGTTCCCAAAACGTGTTTATGTCCCAAAGTTTTGGCACGGGCTTGTTATCGGGACAATTGCGGGGTTTACTTCCGCGATTTCGCATGCTGCCGGGCCGATAGTTGCGATATATCTTATCGCACAGAAGATGGATAAACAAATATTTGTCGGAACAAGCGCAATATATTTTACGATTGGTAATCTTATGAAAGTACCGCCTTACATTGTATCCGGAATCCTTAACTGGCAGGTGTTCATGCAGTCATTAATTCTTTTCCCTATAGTACCGCTGGGGGTTATTGCCGGGTGGTGGGCGAATAAGTACTTACCTCAAAAAGTGTTCACTTACCTTGTATATATCTTTTTAGTTATCACTTCTATAAAGTTGATTATCGGGTAG
- the recG gene encoding ATP-dependent DNA helicase RecG — translation MQVQNPDLNKEVKYLKGIGPRRAEKFARLGIHTISDLLHYYPCRWESRGTVTSISNINQEGVKVTLCGVVKSKKLIRTHSRMQLYKIMVDDGSGLAEAVWFKYVHGRYNAFARQTEDIVVGKKVFVYGTVQRTLQLVKEIYAEEYEAGVEDISMSLHLGNLVPVYNLTEGLTERFLRETVCSVVMKYAGEIPELLPLSFREKYGLLNRGVAIKNIHFPVNQEIRDKAYRTLVFEEYFGYQLALELERQKIKKTVKPQKYVITRKYLTPFKQGLKFEFTAAQVRVINQIFSDIQSQYPMNRLIQGDVGSGKTVVALSAMLLAAENGYQAAFMAPTEILAEQHYSTFKEFLSPVPEVKFGLLTSKILKSEKEKVLSKLKTGELAFVIGTHALVEGNVEFANLRFVVIDEQHRFGVIQRAKLRAKGKDVDVLVLTATPIPRTLALTLYGDLDVTVIDELPAGRVPIVTMHLPENDAYDFVKGEISRGAQAYIVYPLVEESDKIALKAAVEETERLSSTVFKNYRVGVIHGQLSGREKDRVMNKFRDGEIDVLVATTVIEVGIDVKNATVMVVEHADRYGLATLHQLRGRVGRGDKQSYCILVGQPGNELAQRRLQVMTETNDGFRIAEEDLVLRGPGEFLGTSQHGEAMFRIGDIIADQDILKLSRIAAVEVVNVDPELKDEGFAILRQVVYERYGKKRAALVKVG, via the coding sequence ATGCAAGTACAAAATCCTGACCTTAATAAAGAAGTTAAATATCTTAAAGGTATAGGCCCGAGGCGTGCGGAGAAATTTGCCAGGCTTGGTATACATACCATCTCTGACCTGCTGCATTATTATCCGTGTAGATGGGAGTCCCGCGGAACTGTTACCTCTATATCCAATATAAATCAGGAAGGGGTTAAGGTAACCCTATGCGGAGTGGTGAAATCAAAAAAACTTATTCGTACACATAGCAGGATGCAGTTATACAAAATCATGGTTGACGACGGGAGTGGCCTAGCGGAGGCTGTGTGGTTTAAGTATGTACACGGGAGGTATAACGCGTTTGCCAGGCAGACTGAAGATATTGTTGTCGGGAAAAAAGTTTTTGTGTATGGGACAGTACAGCGTACCCTGCAGTTGGTAAAAGAAATTTATGCGGAGGAGTACGAAGCCGGGGTTGAGGATATCTCTATGTCATTACATCTCGGTAATCTTGTACCGGTTTATAATTTAACCGAAGGGTTGACTGAACGCTTCCTCCGTGAAACGGTGTGTAGCGTAGTTATGAAATACGCAGGGGAAATCCCTGAACTGTTACCGTTATCATTCCGTGAAAAGTACGGGTTGCTAAACCGCGGAGTAGCAATAAAAAATATTCATTTCCCTGTAAACCAGGAAATCAGGGATAAAGCGTATCGCACATTGGTATTTGAAGAATATTTTGGGTACCAGCTGGCATTAGAACTTGAACGCCAAAAAATTAAGAAGACTGTTAAACCACAGAAGTATGTAATTACCCGCAAGTACCTTACACCGTTTAAGCAAGGGTTAAAGTTTGAGTTTACCGCTGCGCAGGTAAGAGTGATTAACCAAATATTTTCTGATATTCAATCACAGTATCCGATGAATAGGTTAATTCAGGGGGATGTGGGGTCCGGGAAAACGGTAGTAGCGCTATCGGCTATGTTACTTGCTGCGGAGAACGGGTACCAGGCTGCGTTTATGGCTCCAACAGAGATCTTGGCGGAACAGCATTATTCAACTTTCAAAGAATTCCTTAGCCCCGTACCTGAGGTGAAGTTTGGGTTATTAACCAGCAAAATACTAAAATCTGAGAAAGAGAAAGTTTTAAGTAAATTAAAAACCGGAGAACTGGCATTTGTTATAGGTACGCATGCATTGGTGGAAGGTAATGTTGAGTTCGCTAATCTTCGTTTTGTTGTGATAGATGAACAACACAGGTTCGGGGTTATACAGCGCGCTAAACTCAGGGCAAAGGGTAAGGATGTTGATGTACTGGTATTAACCGCAACACCGATACCCAGGACACTGGCATTGACATTATACGGTGATCTTGATGTAACAGTGATTGATGAATTACCCGCCGGGCGGGTGCCGATTGTGACGATGCATTTACCGGAGAATGATGCGTATGATTTTGTGAAGGGCGAGATAAGCCGCGGTGCACAAGCGTATATTGTATATCCGCTGGTAGAGGAGTCGGATAAGATAGCGTTAAAAGCTGCAGTTGAAGAAACTGAACGGTTAAGTTCAACGGTTTTCAAAAATTACAGGGTAGGTGTTATACACGGACAATTATCCGGCCGGGAGAAGGATCGTGTAATGAACAAGTTTCGTGACGGTGAAATAGATGTCCTTGTTGCGACAACAGTTATTGAAGTTGGGATTGATGTTAAAAATGCAACAGTAATGGTAGTTGAGCATGCGGACCGTTACGGGCTTGCGACGTTACATCAGTTACGCGGGCGTGTAGGCCGCGGGGATAAACAGTCGTATTGCATACTTGTTGGCCAGCCGGGGAATGAACTTGCGCAGCGTAGGTTACAGGTGATGACGGAAACTAATGATGGTTTTCGTATAGCAGAAGAAGATCTTGTCCTCCGCGGGCCCGGTGAGTTTTTGGGGACTTCACAACATGGTGAAGCAATGTTCCGTATTGGCGATATTATAGCTGACCAGGACATTCTTAAACTATCCCGCATCGCTGCAGTAGAAGTTGTTAACGTTGATCCTGAACTGAAAGATGAAGGTTTTGCTATTCTGCGGCAAGTTGTATATGAACGATACGGAAAAAAACGTGCGGCACTGGTGAAAGTGGGATAA
- the rpmB gene encoding 50S ribosomal protein L28 has protein sequence MSYRCVVCDKGPSAGKSVSHSHRATNRIFKPNLQKIKVLWNNKKQRVYVCTACISAGKVKKTV, from the coding sequence ATGTCGTATCGTTGCGTAGTATGTGATAAAGGGCCATCAGCCGGGAAAAGTGTAAGCCATTCCCATAGAGCGACAAACCGTATATTTAAACCGAACTTACAGAAGATAAAAGTTTTATGGAATAACAAAAAACAACGAGTGTACGTATGTACCGCCTGTATCAGCGCAGGTAAAGTAAAAAAAACTGTCTGA
- a CDS encoding ABC transporter ATP-binding protein, which produces MKKNSKNDFSIFMRLTEYVKPYSWKLVQSLFYMAILGGLNALTMWILKEVIDNVLVAKNYRMLVITAIAIPLFFFIKGVFAYIQAYLIFSIAQKATADIRDGLFTHLQRLSLDFYTRKSTGNIIANLTNDVNVIQIAYQRVPGTFVRDGLTVFFLIAFLFYLHWQFALVSMTAFILAGYPMVVFAKKMRSASKEGQSRMAALYTRLQEAMYGIVVTKAFCQEQREIERFKVENIGFYHAIMRLLRMEALSSPVMELIGGLAIAFILWYGGSDVINGVWTTGSFFAFLGAALSAYRPLKNFAELNTYTQQALSAGERIFEVLDSQPSVIEVSAPSKLERLKESIVYKNVSFSYGDDSYVIREVNLTIKKGQVVALVGPSGAGKTTVAYLLPRFYDPQVGSVEIDGKNICMVTLASLRDQIGVVTQDVVLFNETVRNNIAYGCPGSGMDEIIAAAKVANADEFIQKLPQKYDTVVGERGVLVSGGEKQRIAIARAVLKNPAILILDEATSALDAENEKLVQEALERLMIDRTTLVIAHRLATIKRADIIVVVDEGRIADSGKHEELLQRSKLYNKYYNLQVRE; this is translated from the coding sequence ATGAAAAAAAACAGTAAGAATGATTTTTCAATATTCATGAGGCTGACGGAGTATGTAAAACCGTATTCCTGGAAATTAGTGCAGTCATTGTTTTATATGGCAATCCTTGGCGGTTTAAATGCGTTGACAATGTGGATACTTAAAGAAGTAATTGACAACGTGTTGGTTGCAAAGAATTATAGGATGTTGGTAATAACAGCAATCGCAATACCTTTGTTTTTTTTTATAAAAGGCGTGTTTGCGTACATACAGGCATATCTTATATTCTCAATTGCGCAGAAGGCTACTGCGGATATCCGTGACGGTTTGTTTACGCATCTACAGAGGTTATCCCTGGATTTTTATACCCGTAAATCAACAGGGAATATTATTGCTAACCTCACAAATGATGTTAATGTTATTCAGATAGCGTATCAGCGTGTTCCAGGGACGTTTGTACGGGATGGGTTAACCGTTTTCTTTTTGATAGCGTTTTTGTTCTACTTACACTGGCAATTTGCGCTGGTTAGTATGACAGCCTTTATACTTGCGGGATATCCGATGGTGGTATTTGCGAAGAAGATGCGTTCTGCGAGTAAGGAAGGACAGAGCCGGATGGCGGCATTATATACGCGGTTACAGGAGGCGATGTACGGAATCGTTGTTACAAAAGCGTTCTGTCAGGAACAACGCGAGATTGAACGGTTTAAGGTAGAGAATATAGGGTTCTACCACGCGATAATGAGATTACTTCGGATGGAAGCATTATCTAGCCCCGTGATGGAACTTATCGGAGGGTTGGCGATTGCATTTATTCTATGGTATGGCGGAAGTGATGTAATCAATGGTGTATGGACGACAGGATCATTTTTTGCGTTTCTTGGCGCAGCGCTGTCCGCATACCGGCCATTAAAAAACTTTGCGGAACTTAATACGTATACGCAACAGGCATTAAGCGCAGGGGAACGTATATTTGAAGTACTTGACTCCCAACCGTCCGTGATTGAAGTATCAGCTCCGTCTAAATTAGAACGGTTGAAGGAAAGTATTGTATACAAGAATGTTTCATTCTCGTACGGTGATGATTCTTATGTTATCCGTGAAGTTAATCTCACAATAAAAAAAGGGCAGGTGGTTGCTTTAGTTGGGCCGTCAGGTGCCGGGAAAACTACGGTTGCGTATCTGTTACCTCGTTTTTATGATCCTCAGGTAGGCAGTGTGGAGATTGACGGGAAGAATATCTGTATGGTAACCCTGGCGTCATTACGTGATCAGATAGGTGTTGTTACCCAGGATGTGGTGTTATTCAATGAAACAGTGCGGAATAATATCGCGTATGGCTGTCCCGGTAGCGGGATGGATGAAATCATTGCTGCAGCAAAGGTCGCGAACGCTGATGAGTTCATACAAAAACTTCCACAAAAGTATGATACAGTTGTTGGTGAACGTGGAGTACTTGTTTCGGGTGGTGAAAAACAAAGGATTGCAATTGCGCGGGCAGTCCTCAAAAACCCGGCAATCCTGATTCTTGATGAAGCAACCAGCGCGTTGGATGCTGAAAATGAGAAGTTGGTACAGGAAGCGCTTGAACGGTTGATGATTGACCGTACGACATTAGTTATCGCACACAGGTTAGCTACAATCAAACGCGCGGATATAATTGTTGTTGTGGATGAAGGGCGTATCGCAGACAGCGGAAAACATGAAGAATTACTGCAACGTAGTAAGTTGTACAACAAATATTATAATTTGCAGGTTAGGGAATGA
- the lpxB gene encoding lipid-A-disaccharide synthase yields the protein MNEIFLVAGDPSADVHGANLILSIKKNFPGTRVVCLGGKRMAKYADEFLYDLVGMSAFGLHDAIGNFNKFNSIFRSVVVPYLNKKTVSVVVPIDFYGFNIHVCEESKRQGVPVVYYISPQVWASRKGRVARLSKCVNKMLTILPFEEIIYQSAGMNTVFVGHPLLDNINSDQVIDWEARGESKELICGLFPGSRKNVIAKHVPLLLKVAELIQESVSNVEFQIVQAVDVPDDYLNKLVCKSKVKIEIVKDEDYAYRRRMSAAIACSGTVTMENALLGLPTVIVYKTNWLFYIVARMVVQVEHIGLANIIAGTKFMPEFIQNKAIPEPIANITLNWLQNLQYRKRLGEALSKLRSKLGVPGVAKRVAQEIMDVIR from the coding sequence ATGAACGAAATATTTTTGGTAGCCGGTGATCCTTCAGCGGATGTACATGGGGCAAATCTTATACTCAGCATTAAAAAAAACTTTCCAGGGACACGCGTGGTTTGTCTTGGCGGTAAACGTATGGCGAAGTATGCCGACGAGTTTTTGTATGACCTCGTTGGGATGTCAGCGTTTGGTTTGCATGACGCAATCGGTAATTTTAATAAGTTCAACTCGATATTTCGGTCAGTAGTAGTGCCGTATCTAAACAAAAAAACTGTTAGTGTTGTTGTGCCGATAGATTTTTATGGGTTTAACATTCACGTGTGTGAAGAGTCTAAACGCCAGGGTGTGCCGGTAGTGTATTATATTAGCCCGCAGGTATGGGCTTCACGGAAGGGCAGGGTTGCCCGTCTTTCTAAATGCGTGAATAAAATGCTTACCATTTTACCGTTTGAAGAAATAATTTATCAGTCTGCCGGCATGAATACCGTATTTGTCGGGCATCCGTTACTTGATAATATCAATTCTGATCAGGTAATTGATTGGGAAGCACGGGGTGAGAGTAAGGAACTTATCTGCGGTTTGTTTCCGGGTAGCAGAAAGAATGTTATAGCTAAACATGTACCGTTATTACTTAAAGTTGCAGAATTAATACAGGAGAGTGTAAGTAATGTTGAGTTTCAGATAGTACAGGCAGTGGATGTGCCCGATGATTACTTAAATAAGCTTGTGTGTAAATCTAAGGTAAAGATTGAAATTGTGAAGGATGAGGATTATGCATACCGCAGGCGTATGAGCGCGGCAATCGCGTGTTCCGGTACAGTAACTATGGAGAACGCGTTACTTGGCTTACCAACGGTAATTGTTTATAAAACAAACTGGCTGTTTTATATAGTTGCGCGGATGGTAGTGCAGGTTGAGCATATAGGGTTAGCAAATATTATTGCCGGTACTAAGTTTATGCCGGAGTTTATACAGAATAAGGCGATACCTGAACCAATAGCGAACATTACGCTAAACTGGCTGCAGAATTTGCAGTATCGTAAACGGTTAGGGGAAGCGTTGTCGAAGTTACGCAGTAAGCTCGGTGTGCCGGGTGTTGCGAAACGTGTGGCACAGGAAATTATGGATGTGATACGGTAA